The sequence below is a genomic window from Novosphingobium sp. KACC 22771.
GCGCTATTGGTCCGCCGAGCCGGGGCTGGATGAACTGATCCCTATCTATCAGAAATGCTATCTCCCGGTCGATCCGGTTCACGAGGCCTGCCGCGCGGCTCCTGCCAAAAGCGACATGGCGTTGCAGCGGGTGCGCCCCATCGACATCGCGCAGGCCAACTTTCGCCGACGTTTCTTCGATCAGCCTGGCATTATCGAGCGGGTGTCGATCGTGCAGCACGCTGATGAAGGTTGGCGGGTGATGAATCTGGCGAGACACGAAAGCGATGGCTGCTTTTCCGACCGCGAGATTGATGCGCTGGTGGGGCTGGCCTGTCTCGTCCTGCCCATGCTTCCCTTGGCGCGGGGCAAGGTGGCAACCGCGCGGCAGCTCTCGGTGGTGCAGTTGGAGGAACGGTTTGCCGGGCGCTATCCGGCGCTGACCAACCGCGAGCGGCAGGTTTGCGCCCGCGCTGCTATCGGCATGACGGTGGAAGCTACCGCGCTCGATCTCGGCATCGCCAAGACCTCGGTGCTGAC
It includes:
- a CDS encoding helix-turn-helix transcriptional regulator, which codes for MLRALGTDEFGATAREAVLSLTDGLRRLYLFEIQGKDNAELRYWSAEPGLDELIPIYQKCYLPVDPVHEACRAAPAKSDMALQRVRPIDIAQANFRRRFFDQPGIIERVSIVQHADEGWRVMNLARHESDGCFSDREIDALVGLACLVLPMLPLARGKVATARQLSVVQLEERFAGRYPALTNRERQVCARAAIGMTVEATALDLGIAKTSVLTYRQRAYQRLSITSPFELSSLVTH